One stretch of Eupeodes corollae chromosome 2, idEupCoro1.1, whole genome shotgun sequence DNA includes these proteins:
- the LOC129945408 gene encoding uncharacterized protein LOC129945408: MTSPQQLHFGQPFYQYTPNTTMNSTVVRYENMEQQTKKRSRRVLSLKERIEVIRIAETRRDTRELALKFDCGRTQILSILSQKERLLREWANNGDPNRLRRRPSAISITTNKVIYEWLYRCKCAQLPLTDVDILEKAYEAKHLFKYSEFRPNRRWLDRFKRKYRIKNEELLTPNSNFYDGIQRSLELRDIYEEIKHTIDLNKDDDLIQLPPLDQSGSGECFSFDSMMNYDHTMSSSNNDVCEIDDSDDDNDYGQSQNFCETQFTRNGRHESITNNNDNDNDDNNKPITNDQQALACLKKLEEYSMLMDNYRAIGLIEQLEKIYTGQLES; the protein is encoded by the exons ATGACGTCACCTCAGCAGTTACATTTTGGCCAGCCATTTTATCAGTATACTCCAAACACCACCATGAATAGTACCGTTGTCCGATACGAGAATATGGAAcaa caaacaaaaaagCGAAGTCGACGAGTGTTGTCGCTGAAGGAACGGATAGAAGTTATAAGAATTGCGGAAACCCGACGTGACACAAGGGAGCTGGCATTGAAGTTTGATTGCGGTCGAACCCAAATATTGTCGATTCTGTCGCAGAAGGAACGACTCCTCAGGGAGTGGGCCAATAATGGCGACCCGAATAGACTTCGCAGACGGCCGTCTGCGATATCGATTACCACTAACAAGGTGATATACGAGTGGCTTTATCGTTGCAAATGCGCCCAATTGCCCCTCACCGATGTTGATATCTTGGAGAAGGCATACGAAGCCAAGCACCTGTTTAAGTACAGTGAATTCAGACCGAACCGAAGATGGTTGGACAGGTTTAAGAGAAAGTATCGCATCAAAAACGAGGAGTTGCTCACACCAAATTCGAATTTTTACGATGGAATTCAAAGATCATTGGAGTTGCGTGATATCTATGAGGAAATAAAGCATACCATCGATCTGAACAAAGATGATGATCTAATTCAGCTGCCACCTTTGGATCAATCTGGGTCTGGGGAATGTTTTAGCTTTGATAGCATGATGAATTATGATCATACAATGAGCAGTTCGAACAATGATGTTTGTGAAATTGATGATAGTGATGACGATAATGATTACGGCCAAAGTCAAAACTTTTGTGAAACACAATTTACCCGAAATGGAAGGCATGAATCCATCACCAACAACAACGATAATGATAACGATGACAATAACAAACCAATAACCAATGACCAGCAGGCTTTGGCTTGTCTCAAGAAATTGGAAGAGTACTCAATGTTGATGGATAATTATAGAGCTATCGGGTTAATTGAgcaattggaaaaaatttatACGGGTCAATTGGAATCTTAG
- the LOC129945411 gene encoding uncharacterized protein LOC129945411: MPKITRPHQYSNRRLRNKNQTKTETVDVPETINTPDTINLPESITLPPTEATPSESPTENQEKEESAENEAQGKDVLPKNGLTSYQNCVEVLKPLKDHINRIGNKQALLRLREVEKVIKYAIKNEKRARKSLQNTSVTN; encoded by the exons atgcCGAAAATAACTCGGCCGCATCAATATTCAAACAGACGTCTACGGAACAAGAACCAAAC gaaaacTGAAACGGTTGATGTACCAGAAACCATCAACACACCTGATACTATCAATCTTCCCGAATCCATCACTTTACCACCTACTGAAGCCACACCTTCTGAAAGTCCAACggaaaatcaagaaaaagaagaatccGCTGAAAATGAAGCTCAGGGAAAAGATGTTTTACCAAAAAATGGTCTTACCAGCTATCAAAATTGTGTCGAAGTATTGAAACCACTAAAGGACCACATCAATCGAATTGGAAATAAACAAGCTTTGTTGCGATTGCGTGAAgttgaaaaagttattaaatatgctattaaaaatgaaaaaagagcaAGGAAAAGCTTACAAAATACGAGCgtgacaaattaa